A region from the Musa acuminata AAA Group cultivar baxijiao chromosome BXJ1-10, Cavendish_Baxijiao_AAA, whole genome shotgun sequence genome encodes:
- the LOC103969295 gene encoding transcription factor bHLH115, whose protein sequence is MGSNPGEWLFDYGGIVGGDSYASDFIWDARVIDDPSASSTMLGFGVLHNEDNCPNGSLKKRTRVESCAPPGTKACREKMRRDRLNDRFTDLCSIMDPGKPPKTDKFAILSDATRLLNQLRLEAKKFRESNEALQDAIKNLKAEKLELRDEKLRLKAEKEQIEQMLKAIRIAPQFITEPSAATLHAASIAAYSKTIPYPNYLPADMWQWIPPAALDTSQDHVLRPPVA, encoded by the exons ATGGGCTCGAATCCTGGGGAGTGGCTTTTCGACTACGGCGGGATCGTCGGCGGCGACTCTTACGCCTCTGATTTCATCTGGGACGCTCGGGTCATCGACGATCCCTCGGCTTCGAG CACAATGCTTGGGTTCGGTGTTTTGCACAATGAGGACAACTGTCCAAATGGTTCCCTAAAGAAAAG AACCCGTGTGGAGTCATGTGCTCCACCAGGTACAAAGGCTTGCCGTGAGAAAATGCGAAGAGATAGACTCAATGACAG GTTTACGGACTTGTGCTCCATAATGGATCCTGGAAAGCCTCCTAAGACTGACAAATTTGCCATTTTGAGTGATGCCACTCGTCTTCTGAACCAATTACGTCTTGAAGCAAAGAAGTTTAGAGAGTCAAATGAAGCACTCCAGGATGCCATAAAGAATCTGAAG GCAGAGAAATTGGAACTACGGGATGAGAAACTGAGGCTGAAGGCTGAGAAGGAGCAGATCGAACAGATGCTTAAAGCCATTAGAATTGCACCTCAGTTCATTACTGAACCTAGTGCCGCAACACTTCATGCAGCATCAATTGCAGCTTACAGCAAAACCATCCCATACCCAAACTACCTGCCGGCGGACATGTGGCAATGGATACCTCCTGCAGCTTTGGATACTTCTCAGGATCATGTGCTAAGGCCACCTGTTGCTTAG
- the LOC135596234 gene encoding very-long-chain aldehyde decarbonylase GL1-11-like: MTDCRHNLALERNRSSRALPRLLHLKSGIDVAGDRPPTASMASLLDSCWLYLITHFSEFQLATVGTFLIHESIFFLSGLPSIYFERSGLFSKYKIQKKSNTSEAQEKCIVRLVLYHVCVNLPVMLVSYPTFRFMGLRSSLPLPHWSVIISQIIFYFILEDFVFYWGHRILHTKWLYKHVHSIHHEYATPFGLTSEYAHPAEILFLGFATVVGPALTGPHLFTLWLWMILRVLETVEAHSGYHFPWSPSNFLPLYGGADFHDYHHRVLYTKSGNYASTFVYMDWLFGTDKGYRKLRAIEEVEGKNY, encoded by the exons ATGACAGACTGTCGACACAACCTCGCTTTGGAGCGGAATCGATCGAGTCGAGCTCTTCCTCGACTTCTCCACCTGAAGTCTGGCATCGACGTCGCCGGCGATCGGCCCCCAACTGCATCCATGGCGTCTCTCCTCGATTCATGTTGGctg TATCTTATCACTCATTTCAGTGAGTTCCAATTAGCAACTGTTGGCACTTTCTTAATTCATGAAAGTATCTTTTTCTTATCTGGACTTCCATCCATATACTTCGAGAGGTCAGGACTTTTCAGCAAATATAAAATTCAG AAAAAGAGCAACACTTCAGAAGCGCAAGAGAAATGTATTGTGCGTCTAGTCTTGTACCATGTATGTGTCAACTTACCAGTTATGCTCGTCTCTTATCCTACTTTCAGATTCATGGGTCTGAGAAGCAGTCTTCCATTGCCACACTG GTCTGTCATCatctctcaaattatcttttaCTTCATCTTGGAGGATTTCGTGTTCTATTGGGGACACCGAATACTGCATACCAAATGGCTATACAAGCATGTTCACAGTATCCATCATGA ATATGCTACACCTTTTGGACTGACTTCAGAGTATGCCCATCCTGCTGAAATCCTGTTCCTTGGCTTTGCCACAGTTGTCGGTCCAGCTCTAACTGGCCCTCACCTCTTTACTCTGTGGTTATGGATGATATTGAGAGTCTTAGAGACAGTTGAGGCTCACAGCGGATACCACTTCCCATGGAGCCCCTCAAATTTCTTGCCTTTGTATGGAGG TGCTGATTTCCATGACTACCATCACCGTGTGCTTTATACAAAGTCGGGCAATTATGCATCAACTTTTGTTTACATGGACTG GTTGTTTGGCACTGATAAAGGTTATCGGAAGCTGAGGGCCATCGAGGAAGTAGAAGGAAAGAATTATTAA